From one Triticum urartu cultivar G1812 chromosome 3, Tu2.1, whole genome shotgun sequence genomic stretch:
- the LOC125544397 gene encoding protein REVERSION-TO-ETHYLENE SENSITIVITY1 isoform X2, with the protein MLKIPDQTMNCRSCGQLEDGSVLDFAGSNLVSMDNFAYGSVSRYLQLDRNKCCFPANLAAHVCEWPYKHTEVGTATSWDGALQLCTRHFQHKYYNLFTCNCYSFVANCLNRLAHGGSAEWNVLNVAALVWLHGEWVDKMSIVRSFTPFVTVTCIGIFMAGWSFLIGILAFCLLLIGWFVFAVYCTKGLVC; encoded by the exons ATGTTGAAGATTCCAGATCAAACAATGAACTGCAGGAGTTGTGGCCAGTTG GAGGATGGATCTGTCCTGGATTTTGCTGGTTCAAATTTAGTGAGCATGGATAATTTTGCATATGGTTCTGTCTCTAGATACCTCCAGCTGGACAGAAATAAG TGCTGCTTTCCTGCTAATCTGGCGGCACATGTATGCGAGTGGCCGTACAAACACACAGAAGTTGGAACAGCAACATCATGGGATGGAGCCCTGCAACTGTGCACGAGACATTTCCAGCACAAATACTACAACCTGTTCACCTGCAACTGCTACTCATTCGTGGCGAACTGCCTGAACCGGCTTGCCCACGGTGGTTCGGCGGAGTGGAATGTTTTGAACGTGGCAGCTCTTGTTTGGCTGCACGGCGAGTGGGTGGACAAAATGTCTATCGTTCGGTCATTCACGCCATTCGTAACTGTGACGTGCATTGGTATTTTTATGGCCGGCTGGTCTTTCCTAATAGGGATATTGGCATTCTGTTTGCTTCTGATAGGGTGGTTTGTCTTTGCTGTATACTGCACGAAAGGTTTGGTGTGCTGA
- the LOC125544397 gene encoding protein REVERSION-TO-ETHYLENE SENSITIVITY1 isoform X1, producing MLTEVFSSMEAEADFDVEDSRSNNELQELWPVGEIDPKRGRFPCCIVWTPLPIVSWLAPYIGHVGICQEDGSVLDFAGSNLVSMDNFAYGSVSRYLQLDRNKCCFPANLAAHVCEWPYKHTEVGTATSWDGALQLCTRHFQHKYYNLFTCNCYSFVANCLNRLAHGGSAEWNVLNVAALVWLHGEWVDKMSIVRSFTPFVTVTCIGIFMAGWSFLIGILAFCLLLIGWFVFAVYCTKGLVC from the exons ATGTTAACTGAAGTATTTTCCTCAATGGAGGCTGAAGCTGATTTTGATGTTGAAGATTCCAGATCAAACAATGAACTGCAGGAGTTGTGGCCAGTTGGTGAGATAGACCCAAAGAGAGGGCGATTCCCATGTTGCATTGTCTGGACTCCTCTTCCTATAGTTTCATGGCTTGCTCCTTACATAGGGCATGTTGGAATCTGTCAGGAGGATGGATCTGTCCTGGATTTTGCTGGTTCAAATTTAGTGAGCATGGATAATTTTGCATATGGTTCTGTCTCTAGATACCTCCAGCTGGACAGAAATAAG TGCTGCTTTCCTGCTAATCTGGCGGCACATGTATGCGAGTGGCCGTACAAACACACAGAAGTTGGAACAGCAACATCATGGGATGGAGCCCTGCAACTGTGCACGAGACATTTCCAGCACAAATACTACAACCTGTTCACCTGCAACTGCTACTCATTCGTGGCGAACTGCCTGAACCGGCTTGCCCACGGTGGTTCGGCGGAGTGGAATGTTTTGAACGTGGCAGCTCTTGTTTGGCTGCACGGCGAGTGGGTGGACAAAATGTCTATCGTTCGGTCATTCACGCCATTCGTAACTGTGACGTGCATTGGTATTTTTATGGCCGGCTGGTCTTTCCTAATAGGGATATTGGCATTCTGTTTGCTTCTGATAGGGTGGTTTGTCTTTGCTGTATACTGCACGAAAGGTTTGGTGTGCTGA
- the LOC125544399 gene encoding glycine dehydrogenase (decarboxylating) 1, mitochondrial-like, translating into MERARRLASRALLRRLLAASSSATSPAPSRGVSTLAPKPAAGSRPRARPAHQYTPGRPVSVSALQPSDTFPRRHNSATPAEQAVMASECGFNTLDALIDATVPAAIRAPPMQFTGKFDAGFTESQMLEHMAHLASMNKTYKSFIGMGYYNTHIPAVILRNLMENPAWYTQYTPYQAEIAQGRLESLLNYQTMVADLTGLPMSNASLLDEATAAAEAMAMCLGIVKSKKKTFLIASNCHPQTIDICQTRATGFDINVVVSAAKDFDYSSGDVCGVLVQYPGTEGEVLDYAEFVKDAHAHGVKVVMATDLLALTTLRPPGEIGADIAVGSAQRFGVPMGYGGPHAAFLATSQEYKRLMPGRIIGVSVDSSGKPALRMAMQTREQHIRRDKATSNICTAQALLANMAAMYAVYHGPAGLKAIADRVHGLAGTFAHGLKKLGTVTVQELPYFDTVKITCADANAIAEEARKNEMNLRVVDANTITVAFDETTTLEDVDKLFKVFSGGKPVDFTAESIAPEVSSSIPPSLVRDSPYLTHPIFSMYHTEHELLRYLHKLQSKDLSLCHSMIPLGSCTMKLNATVEMMPVTDPKFANMHPFAPIDQAAGYHEMFDNLGDLLNTITGFDSFSLQPNAGASGEYAGLMVIRAYHKARGDHHRNVCIIPVSAHGTNPASAAMCGMKIVAVGTDAKGNINIEELRKAAEANKDNLSALMVTYPSTHGVYEEGIDEICRIIHENGGQVYMDGANMNAQVGLTSPGFIGADVCHLNLHKTFCIPHGGGGPGMGPIGVKKHLAPFLPSHPVIPTGGFPLPEKTDPLGSISAAPWGSALILPISYTYIAMMGSQGLTEASKIAILNANYMAKRLEKHYPVLFRGVNGTVAHEFIIDLRGFKATAGIEPEDVAKRLMDYGFHGPTMSWPVPGTLMIEPTESESKAELDRFCDALISIREEIAEVENGKADAHNNVLKGAPHPPQLLMGDAWTKPYSREYAAFPAAWLRGAKFWPTTCRVDNVYGDRNLICTLQQASQVAEEAAAATA; encoded by the exons ATGGAGCGCGCACGCCGCCTCGCCAGCCGCGCGCTGCTGCGCCGCCTCCTcgcggcctcctcctccgccaCGTCCCCGGCGCCGTCCCGCGGCGTCTCCACCCTGGCGCCCAAGCCGGCGGCCGGGTCGCGCCCCCGCGCGCGCCCGGCCCACCAGTACACGCCCGGCCGCCCCGTCTCCGTGTCGGCGCTGCAGCCCAGCGACACCTTCCCGCGGAGGCACAACTCCGCCACCCCCGCCGAGCAGGCCGTCATGGCGTCCGAGTGCGGCTTCAACACCCTCGACGCGCTCATCGACGCAACCGTCCCGGCCGCAATCCGCGCGCCGCCGATGCAGTTCACCGGCAAGTTCGACGCCGGCTTCACCGAGTCGCAGATGCTCGAACACATGGCGCACCTCGCCTCCATGAACAAGACCTACAAGTCCTTCATCGGGATGGGCTACTACAACACCCACATCCCGGCCGTCATACTGCGCAACCTCATGGAGAACCCcgcgtggtacacgcagtacacGCCCTACCAGGCGGAGATCGCGCAGGGACGCCTCGAGTCGCTGCTCAACTACCAGACCATGGTCGCCGACCTCACCGGCCTGCCCATGTCCAACGCCTCGCTGCTCGACgaggccaccgccgccgccgaggccatGGCCATGTGCCTCGGCATCGTCAAGTCCAAGAAGAAGACCTTCCTCATCGCCTCCAACTGCCACCCGCAGACCATTGACATCTGCCAGACGCGTGCCACCGGCTTCGACATCAACGTCGTCGTCTCGGCCGCCAAGGACTTCGACTACAGCAGCGGCGACGTCTGCGGCGTGCTCGTGCAGTACCCCGGCACCGAGGGGGAGGTGCTGGACTACGCCGAGTTCGTCAAGGACGCGCACGCGCACGGCGTCAAGGTGGTGATGGCCACTGACCTGCTCGCGCTCACCACGCTGCGCCCGCCGGGCGAGATTGGCGCCGACATCGCCGTGGGCTCCGCGCAACGGTTCGGCGTGCCCATGGGGTACGGCGGCCCGCACGCTGCGTTCCTCGCCACCTCCCAGGAGTACAAGCGGCTGATGCCCGGCCGCATCATCGGAGTGAGCGTCGACTCCAGCGGCAAGCCCGCGCTCCGCATGGCGATGCAGACCAGGGAGCAGCACATCCGGCGAGACAAGGCCACCAGCAACATCTGCACCGCGCAG GCGTTGCTCGCCAACATGGCAGCGATGTATGCTGTCTACCATGGGCCTGCTGGCCTGAAGGCGATCGCCGACCGTGTCCATGGCCTGGCTGGTACTTTCGCCCATGGTTTGAAGAAGCTCGGGACAGTGACAGTGCAGGAGCTGCCCTACTTCGACACGGTCAAGATCACTTGCGCCGATGCTAATGCGATTGCCGAGGAGGCCCGCAAAAACGAGATGAACCTTCGCGTTGTCGACGCAAACACG ATCACCGTTGCCTTCGATGAGACCACCACCTTGGAGGATGTTGACAAGCTGTTCAAGGTTTTCTCTGGTGGCAAGCCA GTGGACTTCACAGCTGAATCCATCGCACCTGAGGTCTCAAGCTCAATTCCTCCTAGCCTTGTGCGCGACAGCCCCTACTTGACTCACCCAATCTTTAGCAT GTACCACACTGAGCACGAGCTCCTCCGTTACCTGCATAAGTTGCAATCCAAGGATCTCTCACTGTGCCACAGTATGATCCCTCTTGGTTCTTGCACCATGAAACTAAATGCTACCGTCGAGATGATGCCTGTCACCGATCCCAAGTTCGCCAACATGCACCCATTTGCCCCTATTGATCAAGCTGCAGGCTATCAT GAAATGTTTGACAACCTGGGCGATCTGTTGAACACCATCACTGGTTTTGATTCGTTCTCTTTGCAACCGAATGCTGGTGCTTCAGGAGAGTATGCTGGACTGATGGTTATTCGGGCCTACCACAAG GCAAGAGGAGACCACCACCGAAATGTCTGCATCATTCCTGTCTCTGCGCACGGTACAAACCCTGCAAGTGCTGCTATGTGTGGAATGAAGATTGTTGCCGTTGGAACTGATGCCAAAGGTAACATTAACATTGAGGAGTTGAGGAAAGCTGCTGAAGCAAACAAGGACAACCTGTCTGCTCTGATG GTTACCTATCCTTCAACCCATGGAGTCTACGAAGAAGGCATTGATGAGATATGCAGGATTATTCATGAGAACGGCGGTCAGGTCTATATGGATGGAGCTAACATGAACGCTCAG GTTGGGTTGACAAGCCCTGGTTTTATTGGAGCAGATGTTTGCCATCTTAACCTTCACAAGACATTTTGCATTCCACATGGTGGAGGTGGTCCTGGCATGGGTCCTATTGGTGTTAAGAAGCACTTGGCGCCATTTTTGCCATCTCATCCAGTG ATCCCCACTGGTGGCTTCCCTCTCCCTGAGAAAACCGACCCTCTTGGTTCCATTTCTGCTGCTCCATGGGGATCTGCTTTGATTCTTCCAATTTCGTACACCTACATAGCCATGATGGGCTCTCAGGGACTCACTGAAGCTTCAAAGATTGCTATCCTGAACGCGAACTACATGGCAAAGCGTCTGGAG AAACACTACCCAGTTCTTTTCCGTGGAGTCAATGGAACTGTTGCCCATGAATTCATCATTGATTTAAGAGGGTTCAAG GCAACTGCTGGTATTGAGCCTGAGGATGTGGCGAAGCGCTTGATGGACTACGGATTCCATGGACCAACCATGTCATGGCCCGTTCCAGGCACACTTATGATTGAACCCACTGAAAGTGAAAGCAAG GCTGAACTAGACAGGTTCTGTGATGCCCTTATCTCCATCAGAGAGGAAATTGCAGAGGTAGAAAATGGCAAAGCAGATGCACACAACAATGTCCTGAAG GGCGCTCCTCACCCACCCCAACTCCTGATGGGTGACGCATGGACTAAGCCATACTCTAGGGAGTATGCTGCGTTCCCCGCCGCGTGGCTTCGTGGTGCCAAGTTCTGGCCAACAACAT GTCGTGTGGACAACGTGTACGGGGATCGCAACCTGATCTGCACTCTGCAGCAGGCATCCCAGGTGGCAGAGGAAGCTGCAGCTGCCACCGCGTAA